AGCATTACTTTTGCAATTCAAAGTTTTTCAAGCACAAAGGTGTTTTCcgcccaattcactccacattcccaattcactccacattgcaattcttaggtttagattagaattagagaagaattccattgttgcaagattgagatcaacatccaagttcaagttcaaagttcaaatccctagctaagtcttcattttaatttcttgtcattacttttgcattttgctatttcaattccaagtatgattaggtaggtctttgtggatttggattgagcaatgttgtatggatattcttgagctttgaattgatcaattaggttttgcaattgctttgattatgagtttgattgtgtgaatggtgatcttctttgactcttgtgtgggaatgatcaacctatatgagaggtgtatGGAGAAGaagtctcacctacgagagtagggataatccttagcctagcctagcacgtttccctctcacctttgagaaaagggagaagtggaagataagaggcacataacgtgtttgacaaaatgcctctcctagcctagtgatcacaaggatgacattatggtctaaggagtgagtccattgaccacgagagtggcggtggagttggtgaccttatctcattttcgttatctaagtgttgctagcctaatatcttaggaaatcaaggatacctatatgagttgcaagatccaaatcctcctttccaattgattgtttccattgtttgttccatattttcattatgtttaatgcacatttcttactatgtttgggttagctttgaaacactaaacactcttgtgcttaatccccttaccgctcgaattccctccttgccatccttgagaacgatactcggaaatcttcccgttttaacacctatttctttccatccaccgcgaaaactacactcaTCACTGATCCACCGTCAACACCGATTCCCTTGCTCCCAAGCAGAATCTGTAAGAATGCCCTAGGTTTCCACAAAAAAAGCAGTATGTGTGGAGCCTTTCGTACTTGAACGTCACCCAGCAACTGGTTTTATCTCTTTTGATCATCTTCATGCGGCGTTTGATAGGGCGGTCTACCGGAATGGCAACCCGGATCCTATAGAAAGTAAGCAATGGTGCCCCCACGAACCTATCATCACAACGAAGGAAAGAACCCAGAAAATTCCCCACCTGTTCCAAAACAACATCCGACGTGTATCCTACTGGTAAATCGTGGACCTGCACCCACATATCTACCGTAGTAAGAGGCACCTTAGCCGGAAGCATGCCATCGCACACCTGCCTGCAAACAAGGGTGTGATTATCAAACGCCCATGGCCCCTCTTCGAGAACGTACTGCATATCGGACTCGTGAAAAAACATGAACATGAACAAATTAGGCTGGACCTGTGAAATCTGTACACCCTTAACCGGTTGCCAGACAGATGCCATAACCTGACGCATGAACTCAACCTTCACCAACTTGGATGTTAGAAAACGGCCTACCACGACCCAGTTTGCACCCTCCGAGACTTCGCCGACCGTCTCGCCCACTGGCTCAAACTCGACCGCCTCATCTTCTAAGACCATGTCCGCCCAACGCGTTGATAGCCGAACAACCTCGTCACCATCCTGCTGCGTAGCCATGATAGCGTCGTAACAGATGCGACACGGGAGACAAAAACCACCGATATTAATCGGAAGAAGACCAGAAAGCAACGGAGAAAACCCTAGGAAAACCTTGGGAGAAAGACGAAACCCTAGACACGctagagagaaaaatatatataatgaactTAAGTTCACGCAAAATAGGAAAATAGAATATTTGCTTTTTATTTAACCATGTTATTACATGTGTTGAAGCTATGTTCGTGCAATGGTGTTCGAAGGCTGTTAAGTACGGAGAGGAAACTGATAAAAATGGGAGGGAAGAACAACGGTGAAAATGCTAACTCTGGAGAAGACGGTAAATTTCTTTTGCTTGGTTAGAAAGAAAGTAGAGACAAAAATTACCTTTTcgattttatattaaaaaaaaaaaaaagaaagaaaagcacTAACGCCCGTTGTGATGTGATCACGTCACAAGACGGAGGAAATGGTCGCTGtttcatttaattaatgaaacaaCGGCATTTTTATGgttcataatgcattgtggaccatgaacAACCTTATAATGACTGGACAtagttcaatcattattgtgtagaccatactatcaaataatgtacattcagtataaaaataatttattgttagtatattaaaaatataaattgtattcaggagatgtacattatttgtgtactgaatgtacattatattgtataatgtacattcagtacacaaataatgacatttaacataataaaatatattttttattatggtccacataacaCTACCtgggccatggtccacacaataatttgctgaCCTAGTCCATTTAGACATATTTAGTGCAATAACTTTGTAATTATTCTACAGATTAAAAAGGCTTTCTTGATAGCCCAATATGCAATGTTAATTTTTCTTGTATCAATTACCCGAATTGTAGTCTAGTTTATAATAGACCTAGCCCAATAAACTATCAACACTACTGATAATAAAAGAATACATATACTTAtactccattaaaaaaaaaacaaaaaaaaacaaaacaaaacaaaacaataccaCGACTTCTTTGTTACTTCAACCTCTTCTATCATGTCTTCAACGTCAACCTATTCCATCATCAACATCTTCTATCATGGCAACTTCAAGTTTTGCTATCAAGTCTTCTATCAACTTTGCTACTTAAATAAATTGTCTCCATTGTtacttcaaatattttttttatctccgTGAGATTTGAACAAAGTTTCTTCATTCTTTAAGAATTCTTCCAAGTTGACACTAATAAATTTATACAACAAAATTTtgggatttttaattttttaaacaaaaatacatttgactcatcaaaatctaaataaaattattcCTAACACCCTCAAGCATTTGGCATTGGCGGCTGAACCActgagttaccgtgatttacattCTCCTAAATGCTCTGTCGGACCAAGATTAGAGATCCAATCTTTTGGGGCAAGATTTTATACATTAAATATCTGGCTTGAGTACAGTTGTACTAATCCTAAGCTCCAGAGCTCTTGTCTAAGAGCCTTCCACCCATATCTATGCACTCTACACACAAGGAATCCCCATCTCATCATATCTGTCCAAGTGTTTACTTGAATCATTTCTGTCATACTAACAAATTGTTTTCAAATTATAACAATTTCAAAACAGATAATAGTAGGTACTCCAATGGTCTTATAAAGACCGACATCTTGCATTGTATGTGTTTTATATTTCTTCTTATTCATCTCTCTGTTCTCAATACATGCCCtttaatttacttattattattattattattattattattattattattatttgaaatgaaaatagggaaaattgtcatttatgcccctccataatatgtcaattatccatgtcacccctgaattattggTGCTGTAAATGTTGccactcaattttcaaaacggtacatatattgcccctcccataATGTACATGAGgtgcaatatatgtaccgttttgaaaattgagaggcaACATTTACTCTTGGAAGAggtaatatatgtatcattttgaaaattgaggggcaacatttgaACCACTAATAATTctggggtgacattgataattggcatattatggataggcataaattacaatttttccataAAAATATTTCACCATTTTACTCTAGGCTCGCTAAATGTACTTATGCAAATAGATGTATTGAactaattttacattatttttttaacttatatattgattttaagtttgaattataaaaacatACCTTAACTTTTTAGGTTAAgagtctttttttcttttatttttttttttttaattttttacctaTACATGCTAAGCTCATAAAATGATAAGACTAGCACCTAACCCAACCAAAACATATTGGACTTAGCTCCCTTCAATGGGGATTGTTATACCTTGTGATTAATTACTCTTGGCCTCATTTCCTAATCGTGTATGCcaaggacttttttttttttttttttaattctttggATAGTCGACTTATAAAGTGATAATAAGATTGACTCAAACCTAACCGAAACATGTTCGACCTACCTTCAATGTGGATTGTTGTACTTTGTGATTAACTTCCCGTGACCTCATTTCCTAGCACCCCCCAAGGAACATACCTAATTTCATATAATATAACTTGACACTTGACAAAAATCTCTTATCATTTGACACTCTCGTTTGCAAGGAAAAGAGACAACTACTTAGCTTGTTTATGATGACTGAAATTAAGATGATTATGCAAACAGAGAATATATGGTGATGAAACAGAGAATGTGTAACTATGTATATAGGACGGTGTGTCATATAATATGCTATATGAATGAGAAAGAAAGGTatttagttataaaaaaaaaaaaaagtagttcacaaagaaatattattatctgAGAAATAGACAACAGGTTTTGTAGGAAGGTTTCAACAactaaaatacaataataataaaataataataatataatatatttgaagTCTCAACAATTTTCTGAATATAAATAGCATATTAGTGGAAGAATTCAAATGCCCAAATATCACAGACCACACTGAAATGCCCAAATGCCACACTGAGTATATATGTTACTCACATCGATCAATTTTGGTCGCCCGCATCTgtcatgtaattatatatatatacattcaaattaaagtaaacattaaacatgtaaaagaaaataaaacatcaaatcaagaagacaaaattaaactataaacAAATAACCGTGACAAATGAACGGACTAAATGAAGAAgttaaggatatatatatatatatatatatatatatatatagagagagagagagagggggagggggagggagAGGGGTAAACTATAAACATACGTAACTTTTTTGTTGTTATTCAACTATGGCTCAAGTTCATCATCAAAGCAAGGGGTGGCATTTCGCGTTCCGGTTCAGTTTGAAACGGTTCGATTTCAGTTTGGATTTAATTCAGTTCAGTTTATGGTAcctaaattttaacattttttaattttctgaaTATACTACCGAACAATACTTAAACGTGTCCTTTTTCACCAGATCCATTCTTCAGGTGGATCACCTGGAGTGCCACTTGAAGTGTTTTGTTGATGACAAGATGAAGAATCATACAtctgtatatttaatatttaaaaaacaaaaacatttaaaataataactttcaaatattcataaaaattttcaaaacataacCGGTTAAACAAACTAGAATGAAATTCCCAAAAGTttaaacaaatttgaacaaattttaatttaattccagAAACTGGAATTTCAACTAGACTGAAATTCCATAAAAAGGAATTTATTTGAAAGTCCAATTtctggaatttcaattccagtTACAAACTGGCATTCCATAAacttattacggagtattattttgttaatattattatatattagatgtattttattaatattattatatattattatttaacttgttatcattttattaatattaagaaatattttattttattcaaaaaaattgaacaattttCGGTTCGGATTCTAAAACCTGAATCGATCGATTCTTCGATTCAGTAAACCCGAACTGTTTTGTCCAGCCCTAATGAGCTAGACTGAAGGTGTCATGtgtcattgaaaaaaaaaatatatattaggatATGATGAAACTCTATGATGAGAGTGAAATAAAAAAGGCAACAGCAAAAGGGTAAGGAGAGAGATGAACCTCTTTTGTGTGTTTCGCAATGACAACCATATTATCATTTCCTTGCTCATGTTGCTCTCTTTGAATTTCTTTGGCAGAATCCACCGCAGAATGACGGCATTCCTTCAATTCGATTGACTTCAAGTTTGGAATTTCTGCAAACCCACCTGGAATCTTTTCCAATTCTTCACACCATTCAAGGACTAGACGCTCAAGATTCGGAAAATGGCAAGCACTTGCTTCCCAATGCTCAAGTTTACTAAAACTAATACTCAAAGAAATTAACTGATCAAAACTCTCATTTTCGAGTAGTTCCCACTCTCTACCGATCCACTCACACATTATTAGCCGTAGCACCTCAAGTTTCGGCAACTtgctaaaaatattaattgtctTCCCCTTAAATCTCATAGAAAAAATCCTCAACTGTATAAGACTTTTCAAGCTAACAATGTTGTTATTTGGAATCAGAATCCGAAACCCACAACCAAGAAGAAACAGACTCTGGAGTTGGTGTAAATAGGCAATGTTATTCATGCAATCATTCCATCCTCCTTCACAATCGATCTCTACCTTCTCTGCGTATGGAATACTGGTaaaaaattcttttgtgcaGTGATCAACTCTCAACAAACCAATACTCTTCAAGTTTTGATGAAAACATATGGGAAAATCCATAGGAATACTTCTAATTTTGAGATGTTGTAGTTGTGGAAACTCTAAAATGCTCATTTCATCAATACGATCAACTGAAAGTGATTGAAGATTCCAACTATGAAATGGATCTAAAATGGTCAAAGCCGCCACCCTAGACAATACGCATCTCAAATGGAAAAGATAAGCAATCTCAAGCTCCGTAGTATTATAGAGTACTCTTAACAGGGGgcaaatttttgaatttggaGATCTATACTTTTGGAAAAAAACCAAGATGGATCGACAGTTTATTAAAGAAGAATATAATGTTTGCTGGTTAAACCATTCTGATTGGATGCTTACCCATCGGAAATCTTTCTGAGGAGAATTGGACTCATTTTTATAGACAACATGCAGAAGGTTCTCCTTTTTAGCTTCCCTCACACAAAAAGAATGCAATAAGTCGTGCATTCTAAATGTCTTTACTTTTCTTCCACAACTACTTGTCTCACTTTCAAGAATTAGGTTCCTATCCTTGAGTTCTTCAATATGCCTTCTTGCCACCACATCGAAGCTCATATCGTCGGATGCCTTTACAAGTCCTTCGGCAACCCATAACTTTACAACATTTTTAGCATGGATCTCTACATCTTCTGGAAATACgctcaaatataaaaaacaagcCTTCAAACTGTGAGGCAAGTGATTGTAACTAGATGAGAGTATCCGCGAGCATTCTTCAtcaattgttgttgtttttgcaGATGAATTTAGAGCTTCTGCAACATTCTTCCACTCAGCTAGTGTATGAAGTttggaaaataaacctgcaGCAACAACAATTGCCAAAGGCAATCCTTTGCATTTTTCAACTATTTGTCTCCCAATTATATCGAATTCAGAACCCGGATATTTCCTTGTCTTTTCATGAAATAGATTCCAACTCTCGCCTTCTTCTAACAATTGCATTTGATGCGAAAAGTCATTGTTAGAGCCTATAATAGTAGCCACCTCTGCAGAGCGGGTAGTCAACAAAACTCGACTGCCATTTCCATTATCCGGAAAGCAAGCTTTGACGGAATCCCAGGCCTCGACACTCCAAATGTCATCTATCACAACAAAGTACCTTTGATGCATCAAATTTTGGTATAGTTGTTGTGCTAGCTGACCCTCTTGAGTGCCACTACCTCCACAACCTGTTGATTTTAGAAGATCTGTGAGCATTTGTAACTTATTATGATATTGTGAGACAACAACCCAAGCTCGGATGTCAAAACGGGAGGCAACTGATGGATCTTCATAAACTCGTCTAGCTAAGGTTGTCTTGCCGATGCCTCCCATACCTTTAATGGAAACAATTTCTCGTTGCCTTGATGAATTCTGAATTAGCATCGCCTTTACAATCTGGAACTCATTGTTTTTCCCCACCATTATGCTGCTGCCCTGAAGGGGATGGGAGGAATACCCATCACTAGATGTGGTAGAAGCTGCAGCTGCGGCAAGAACTGTAGTTGTTTTCCTTCCAATTCCAATTCCTTGCAAGGCGGCTGCGACACACTCCATCTTCACTTTGGACAACTCTTTGTGGATGCCATCAATGTCTCTTATTGCTTCTTCCAAGATACAACCAAGTTTGAAAGAATGCCAACTTCTTTGGGCATCACTTTCTTCTCCTGCTTGTGGTTTTTCcaagtcttcttcttctactgCATCAATGCTACTCTCTGGTATTTCCACAAAAAGACCTGCTATTCCTGCAAGTAACTCTTCCTTTTCCTCTATCTCATAAAGATGTACGATTTGGAATTCAATTTCATCTTCCACTCGGAAAGCCACATCTCTGAGCTTAGTTTCCAAGTGTTTAATAGCTTGGATACCATCCATCCTGTTCTCATCGAACAGCTCTATCAGATCACCAAGCTTCTGGTGGAGATTTTGGATCAACTTTTCATTGGCAGGAATGAGTTGCTTTTGTCGTACGATTGGGCGTGGCAGAGGTTGCAAGAACTCAAGCTCAATGGTCCTCACAAGAGAATTTACAGCAACACAAGCCAtatattcttcaattcttctctgatctgatctgagcTTCTTCTCACttagtatgtgtgtgtgtatagtaaTTATCATCAATTGGCAATTTGCGGTATGGCTCTAAGTGCAATAATTGCAAGACGGAAAGCATTTTTAATTGCAAGAGGCCGGGCAGCACTAACttttagtatttaattttatgttaaaaatgccaaggaccttgtagtccagtggcatcaaacccttcctttaaaactgactcttgtgcttcaataggttgagaaagtaggcattataatagagttaatagtattaaaaaaaaaaatttatgttaaaaatTCTGCAACTTAATTGTAAAGATTAATGTTAGATAGATAATGACAATATACATGACATTGTTTAATGTTTAGTGCGAATCTTACAGCtcaaatatatatctaaatctaatctaaaaacataataaatgtgaatgaaggttataccctttatttatgtccgttttttccgttaatttttttttgtacattatgctataaaagttgtactaaataatattttggacaaatatacccctaccgttataacttccgttatcttttccactattattactatgcatgtaaccatatattttcttatctcatttaataataataataaaatatacacattaaatattagagttatatgttagttattttttaaaatataaatatctaatttataaaaatattttacattattattatattattattattaaaatttaaataaatttaaaattaaaattttaatataaaatactaatattatgtacctattttttgcgcatcgcgcataagaaaaactagtacatatatatatattaattaaggatCAAATGAGGACATATAGTTAGGTGAGGACTCACCTTATATGATCCTTTGATTTAAGTAATTTGATTCGCATTTTACGAATTGAAAGCTGGGATCTTTAAAGGCACTTGAaacttctttttaatttttgacaatACAAGACTATGTCTGGATGAAAAGTATTGTACACCAATTGAGTCTTCATCTCAATTCTTCTGTCTATTAACAATATTCCCAATTAAAGATAGACACCTCATCTTGTGCCTTTGATCGGTTTATTAGTGGGTAGCCTCCCAACCGAGCTGAACTGCATATCATAGGTCAAAAGAgtcatatttttattgttatctATGTCGCCTACGATGAATTTCACATAAGTCAAGactatctttatttttttacgCTCTATAAAACCCGTCAATagaatgagagaaaaaaatccataaaaaaaaaaggagataaACTACACAAAATAACCTGCAAAACAAATGCACAAGTACACAAATACAAAAGGTAGACAAAACAAAATGGGTCACAGTTCATaatgtccaaaaaaaaataaaaaatcctaCACAAATGCCGAAGCCACAAAATGTCACAAAACAAAAGATTCCTACACAAATATAATGCGAAAGCCACAAAACACCAGTTTCCAACAAATGCTCCCAACTCcatgcaaaaaaaaacaaaagctccCTACCCAAAACAAACTTATCCAACTCACTCGTAatgttcaataaataaataaataaataaataaatatatatatatatatatatatatatatatatatatatatatatatacatccgtCCCCTATAAACATACATTTGTACTTTTAGTGTTCTCTCTCCCAAGTCCCCTTATCCCCCTTCTTCAAAACAAATTAGAAACACAAATATTTATCCAAATCTCACTGCATTGGTAAACTGTAGAACATATTCTTTAGGAATATTATGCACATCCTCCCCTATAAAAATAaggaattattttttaaatttgaaaaaacagGAAATTACCTCACAATCATATATGGAATAAACACTCTTGATGAGATTAGTGTTTCTACCTTGATGAGTTACGATGTGAGTTTCTAACTAAGCGTAACCTTATAGCTTTTTTGGTATAATCTGGCTGGATGTCTTTTCTTAAGATGTACAATTGAGACATTTTCAGGTTGTACAAATGAGAGATCACagctgataaaaaaaaaaaaaaacaaacaaacaaagaagcaAGGGAAATGCGAAATGATGCTAGTTCTATAAGAATTTATAGAAGAAGTTCGTTTCCAACATTTTAGGGGTCGTTTAgcaacttgaaaaaaaaaaaagaaaaattttcaaaaaaatgtagAATTGGAGAGGTGGAAgaatgaaaaatggaaaagtTGTTTACTAAAATCAATTCTCTAAAGTATTTTTCCATCTCCATTCTTCTATTTCTATATGATTTTGGAGAGAGTAAAAAAGGAGTTCTCCatttggagaaatggaaaacacaTTGGTGAATAACACTAAGTTTACATTGAGATCCCAAGTTCAAATCTTACTCATTGTGACTTTTTCAGCAATTTTTATAATGCGCCCATATCCTATTCTTCAACCTCCTTTACTTTCGTttcgattattattattattattattatcttttattattattattattattattattattgttgttgttgtttttttttttttcctgtgaGAATTAttgttatcatcatcatcattattgttgttgtttttgttgttgtttttgttgttattattattattattattattattattattattaggaaaaagtgtcaaataggccactgaacttatcgcttttgtgcaattgagccattgaacttaaaaagtgtgcaattcaaccatcaaacaatcaaaatttgtgcaattggaccatttttacaaaaaaattctgataaaattcaattatattactaacatatatgtattaagagtgacattttcttctaccatactagttgggagtcaatattgaaatgttttttaactcaaattgaattaaatttttttgtaaaaatggtctaattgcacaaattttgcttgtttgatggttgaattgcacactttttaagttcaatggcccaattgcacaaaagcgataagttcagtggcctatttgacactttttccttattattattgttgttgttgttgttgttgttgttgttattgttattattattttattattagtatatttattattattattactattattattattatacaaatattatatgggacgattgtatttaatgaagttttgagtattttgttttgtaatcaaactatgtactaaaactaaagaaatgaaaaactagaggaatgaagaaggaaaattggaaaactgaagaaatgaaaaactggaaaaatggagaaggaaaaatggAGAACTAGATAAATGGAAAAacagagaaatgaagtaaaTGATCCCTTAGAGTTCTAAAAAGCCTAAAACATTAATGAAGataaataattatgtttcaCCGGATAGTTAAACGCCAAAagcaaatttcaaatttgggTTATAATATCTTGTGTATATATGCTCTATTTTAGATATCAACAACGTACACATAGTCTAAATAATTAGGAAGAGTTTCCAATGAGCAAACAATGCAACCTGtgactgaaaaaaaaattaaatgatttttttatatcatCTAAGTTTCGGGAATCCAAACGCTACATTCATATCTATTAACCTGAAGATGAAATATGAAACTTAACAAAGAAAAGCTTCAAAACAGCGTCACTTTAAGTGGGCGAGAAAATGCAAAGTTTTGATTGGTCGAAATCTTATGGCTTTAATATATAGAAGGATGTTGAAGTTTTTCaatatcacaataataatagtacaGAAAAGCTCATTGGTGAAAAATTGGACGCATTTTAACACGATGCTAATAACTAGAGATGGGAATAGGCCA
This portion of the Ipomoea triloba cultivar NCNSP0323 chromosome 5, ASM357664v1 genome encodes:
- the LOC116020337 gene encoding uncharacterized protein LOC116020337 translates to MATQQDGDEVVRLSTRWADMVLEDEAVEFEPVGETVGEVSEGANWVVVGRFLTSKLVKVEFMRQVMASVWQPVKGVQISQVQPNLFMFMFFHESDMQYVLEEGPWAFDNHTLVCRQVCDGMLPAKVPLTTVDMWVQVHDLPVGYTSDVVLEQVGNFLGSFLRCDDRFVGAPLLTFYRIRVAIPVDRPIKRRMKMIKRDKTSCWVTFKYERLHTYCFFCGNLGHSYRFCLGARESVLTVDQ
- the LOC116019495 gene encoding putative late blight resistance protein homolog R1A-3, giving the protein MACVAVNSLVRTIELEFLQPLPRPIVRQKQLIPANEKLIQNLHQKLGDLIELFDENRMDGIQAIKHLETKLRDVAFRVEDEIEFQIVHLYEIEEKEELLAGIAGLFVEIPESSIDAVEEEDLEKPQAGEESDAQRSWHSFKLGCILEEAIRDIDGIHKELSKVKMECVAAALQGIGIGRKTTTVLAAAAASTTSSDGYSSHPLQGSSIMVGKNNEFQIVKAMLIQNSSRQREIVSIKGMGGIGKTTLARRVYEDPSVASRFDIRAWVVVSQYHNKLQMLTDLLKSTGCGGSGTQEGQLAQQLYQNLMHQRYFVVIDDIWSVEAWDSVKACFPDNGNGSRVLLTTRSAEVATIIGSNNDFSHQMQLLEEGESWNLFHEKTRKYPGSEFDIIGRQIVEKCKGLPLAIVVAAGLFSKLHTLAEWKNVAEALNSSAKTTTIDEECSRILSSSYNHLPHSLKACFLYLSVFPEDVEIHAKNVVKLWVAEGLVKASDDMSFDVVARRHIEELKDRNLILESETSSCGRKVKTFRMHDLLHSFCVREAKKENLLHVVYKNESNSPQKDFRWVSIQSEWFNQQTLYSSLINCRSILVFFQKYRSPNSKICPLLRVLYNTTELEIAYLFHLRCVLSRVAALTILDPFHSWNLQSLSVDRIDEMSILEFPQLQHLKIRSIPMDFPICFHQNLKSIGLLRVDHCTKEFFTSIPYAEKVEIDCEGGWNDCMNNIAYLHQLQSLFLLGCGFRILIPNNNIVSLKSLIQLRIFSMRFKGKTINIFSKLPKLEVLRLIMCEWIGREWELLENESFDQLISLSISFSKLEHWEASACHFPNLERLVLEWCEELEKIPGGFAEIPNLKSIELKECRHSAVDSAKEIQREQHEQGNDNMVVIAKHTKEMRATKIDRCE